In one window of Rhinoderma darwinii isolate aRhiDar2 chromosome 7, aRhiDar2.hap1, whole genome shotgun sequence DNA:
- the ARPC4 gene encoding actin-related protein 2/3 complex subunit 4: MSATLRPYLNTVRATLQAAMCLENFSSQVVERHNKPEVEVRSSKELLLQPVVISRNEKEKVLIEGSINSVRVSIAVKQADEIEKILCHKFMRFMMMRAENFFILRRKPVEGYDISFLITNFHTEQMYKHKLVDFVIHFMEEIDKEISEMKLSVNARARIVAEEFLKNF, encoded by the exons ATG TCTGCCACACTCCGCCCGTACCTCAACACAGTCCGCGCCACCTTACAGgcggcaatgtgtctggaaaacTTCTCGTCGCAGGTGGTGGAGAGGCATAACAAACCCGAAGTGGAAGTCAG GAGTAgtaaagagctgctcttacaaccaGTGGTCATTAGCAGGAATGAGAAGGAGAAAGTGTTGATTGAGGGATCCATTAACTCCGTGCGTGTCAGCATTGCAGTGAAACAG GCCGATGAAATTGAAAAGATTTTATGTCACAAATTCATGCGTTTCATGATGATGAGAGCGGAAAATTTCTTTATCCTGCGCAGAAAGCCTGTAGAG GGATACGACATCAGCTTCCTGATCACAAACTTCCACACGGAGCAAATGTACAAACACAAGCTGGTCGACTTTGTGATTCATTTTATGGAGGAGATCGACAAGGAGATCAGTGAAATGAAGCTGTCAGTCAACGCTAGAGCCCGTATTGTAGCCGAGGAATTCCTTAAGAAC TTTTAA